In Lotus japonicus ecotype B-129 chromosome 5, LjGifu_v1.2, one genomic interval encodes:
- the LOC130717319 gene encoding uncharacterized protein At1g01500, protein MNMEGPYEASSYNGESAHRILQMIKPSPYKPCTKLSSSWFDMRVFFVRVSGFQVDETTPEFLHLNHTPLSPDTLLEVNGVRSSMYTDEGESSVLRRNRVDRKSEEATFVNTDSIRLTGSVKFEVYDDKDHCVLLSGVLEMSNGNGFVEESRSNAKKWSMNCHTEMTSNSGFFRGKHVAVPEIEVYVAGCFSGTPIILTKTLQLNCRKKHNRKCTLDVIPEYESAECHKDVPHNGLHLQVAAECRSFKPEHEGDFSSMYWQRTDSIDLEEGELSWFNAGVRVGVGIGLGICVGVGIGVSLLARSYQATTRSFKRRFI, encoded by the exons ATGAACATGGAAGGGCCTTATGAGGCATCATCATACAATGGAGAATCTGCACATAGAATCCTTCAGATGATTAAACCCTCTCCTTACAAACCCTGCACCAAACTATCATCAAGTTGGTTTGATATGAGAGTTTTTTTTGTGAGAGTTAGTGGCTTTCAGGTGGATGAAACCACCCCTGAGTTTCTGCATCTCAATCACACTCCTCTCAGCCCTGACACCCTTTTAGAGGTGAATGGTGTGAGGAGTAGCATGTACACTGATGAAGGAGAGTCTTCAGTTCTCAGAAGGAACCGTGTTGATCGGAAATCGGAAGAAGCTACCTTTGTGAACACAGATAGCATACGTTTAACCGGGAGCGTGAAGTTTGAGGTTTATGATGATAAAGATCACTGTGTTCTTCTCTCTGGGGTTCTTGAGATGTCAAATGGAAATGGGTTTGTTGAGGAATCAAGAAGTAATGCTAAGAAATGGAGCATGAATTGTCACACAGAAATGACAAGTAACAGTGGTTTCTTCAGAGGAAAACATGTTGCTGTTCCTGAAATTGAGGTTTATGTTGCTGGCTGCTTCTCAGGAACACCTATAATCTTAACCAAGACTCTGCAGCTCAATTGCAGGAAGAAACATAACAGAAAATGCACATTGGACGTCATTCCAGAATATGAATCAGCTGAATGCCACAAAGATGTACCTCATAATGGACTCCATTTGCAG GTAGCTGCTGAATGCAGAAGCTTCAAACCAGAACATGAAGGGGACTTCAGCAGCATGTATTGGCAAAGAACAGATTCTATAGATTTGGAAGAGGGTGAACTATCATGGTTTAATGCTGGTGTAAGAGTTGGTGTTGGAATAGGGCTTGGAATCTGTGTAGGAGTTGGTATAGGAGTTAGTCTATTAGCACGCTCATACCAAGCAACAACTCGTAGTTTTAAGAGGAGGTTCATATAA